The proteins below are encoded in one region of Doryrhamphus excisus isolate RoL2022-K1 chromosome 4, RoL_Dexc_1.0, whole genome shotgun sequence:
- the ube3b gene encoding ubiquitin-protein ligase E3B: MFGAPQSAKSEFLDKARQAREERKGQKDKERAAIHIQSLVRRFLCRCRLQKEIRKEVDDYFQASAATSKRNALSLFKIARKLLFVFHQEDKARFEKLCRAILTSMEVENEPKVWYVSLALSKDLTIPWLKQIKDVLWTCCQLLKSLKPDILQDNKLVTLYLTMLVTFTDTSTWRIVRGKGEALRPALTRICENIMGYLNQKGFYSTLQILLTNGLARSKPSLSKGTLTAILTLSLRPVIAAHFSDNLLRSFLLHIMSVPAVVSHLCVLTPECIASFQTHNLLRRFILFLSREEQCSDICVCLEGSHTLCLLGNLIHLGFLNERVIEEEANHLVKDLTDMLSYCQRYVSQKKSNLTHWHPVLGWFSQTVDYGLNESMPLVTKQLQYLWGVPVIRTLFSDVLSKKLESQEPTPSPPQPSTSQNNLPVKSLFKRAFQKSASVRNILKPVGGKRVDSAEVQKVCSICVLYQTALSTLTQIRLQILTGLTHLDDLLPKLWAFICELGPQGGLKLFMECLNNDTEESKQLLAMLMLFCDCSRHLITILDDIEVYEEQTSFKIEELLTISSFLNTFVYKMIWDGILENAKGEKLELFHSVHGWLMVLYERDCRRRFTPDDHWLRKDLKPSLLFQELEKGKKRAQLLLQYIPHVIPHKNRVLLFRNIVTKEKESLGLVETSSASPHVTHITIRRSRMLEDGYDQLRRLPVNSIKGVIRVKFVNDLGVDEAGIDQDGVFKEFLEEIIKKVFNPALNLFKTTSGNERLYPSPTSYIHENHLQLFEFVGKMLGKAIYEGIVVDVPFASFFLSQVLGHHHSTFYSSIDELPSLDSEFYKNLTSIKRYDGDVGDLGLTLSYDEDVMGQLVCHELIPGGKTIPVTNENKISYIHLMAHFRMHTQIKEQTAAFIRGFRSIINPEWLHMFSTPEVQRLVSGDNAEIDLDDLKKHTVYYGGFHSSHRVIIWLWDILSSDFTAEERAMFLKFVTSCSRPPLLGFAYLKPPFSIRCVEVSDDQDTGDTLGSVLRGFFTIRKKEPGGRLPTSSTCFNLLKLPNYSKKSILRDKLRYAISMNTGFELS, translated from the exons AGGTTTGAGAAGCTGTGCAGGGCTATTCTTACCAGCATGGAGGTTGAAAATGAGCCtaaa GTCTGGTATGTGTCGTTGGCGCTCTCCAAAGACCTCACAATCCCTTGGTTGAAACAGATTAAAGATGTGCTGTGGACTTGCTGTCAACTACTGAAAAGCTTAAAA CCTGACATACTACAGGACAACAAATTGGTAACGCTGTATCTCACCATGCTGGTCACCTTCACGGACACGTCAACATGGCGGATTGTCAGGGGGAAGG gagaagCTCTCCGACCTGCATTGACAAGAATTTGTGAGAATATCATGGGTTATCTCAATCAAAAGGGATTCTATTCAACATTGCAG ATCTTGTTGACCAACGGCTTGGCTCGCTCTAAACCGTCTCTCTCCAAAGGCACTTTAACAGCTATCTTAACTCTGTCATTAAG acCAGTCATCGCTGCTCACTTCTCAGATAACTTGCTCAGATCATTCCTCCTTCACATCATGTCAGTTCCAGCTGTGGTTTCACACCTGTGTGTGCTCACTCCAGAG TGTATAGCGTCATTTCAGACGCACAACCTTTTAAGGAGGTTTATCCTGTTTCTCAGCCGTGAGGAACAGTGCTCTGATATTTGCGTGTGTCTAGAGGGAAGCCACACACTCTGCTTACTTG GGAACCTGATCCATTTGGGCTTCCTTAATGAGCGAGTCATAGAGGAGGAGGCCAATCACTTAGTAAAGGACCTAACTGACATGCTGTCCTACTGCCAGAGATATGTGTCCCAAAAGAAGTCCAACCTCACCCACTGGCACCCTGTCCTTGGCTGGTTCTCACAAACTGTAGACTATGG TTTGAACGAATCAATGCCACTGGTCACTAAGCAGTTGCAGTATCTGTGGGGCGTTCCTGTCATTCGGACTCTCTTCAGTGACGTCCTCTCAAAGAAGTTGGAGAGTCAGGAGCCCACTCCCTCACCTCCGCAACCTAGCACTTCACAAAACAATCTACCAGTTAAAA GTCTCTTCAAGAGAGCATTCCAGAAGTCTGCTTCTGTACGAAACATCTTGAAGCCAGTGGGTGGAAAGCGAGTGGACTCTGCTGAAGTTCAGAAAGTGTGTAGCATCTGTGTGCTCTACCAGACTGCCTTGTCCACACTGACACAAATACGCCTTCAGATACTCACTG GTCTGACGCATCTTGATGATCTCTTGCCCAAGTTGTGGGCCTTCATCTGTGAGCTTGGTCCACAGGGAGGTCTCAAACTCTTCATGGAATGTCTCAACAATGACACTGAAGAGTCCAAGCAGCTTCTGGCTATGCTCATGCTTTTCTGTGACTGTTCACGGCACCTCATCAC AATCCTGGACGACATTGAAGTTTATGAGGAACAGACCTCCTTCAAGATAGAGGAGCTCCTGactatttcttcttttttgaacACATTTGTGTACAAAATGATATGGGATGGTATCCTAG AGAACGCGAAAGGGGAGAAACTGGAGCTATTCCACAGTGTTCACGGGTGGCTGATGGTGCTTTATGAACGTGACTGCAGGCGGCGATTTACCCCAGATGACCACTGGTTACGCAA GGACTTAAAGCCCAGTTTGCTGTTTCAAGAGCTTGAGAAAGGCAAGAAAAGAGCCCAGTTGTTACTGCAATACATTCCACACGTGATTCCTCATAAAAAT AGGGTGCTGCTGTTCAGGAACATTGTCACGAAGGAGAAAGAGAGTCTCGGGTTGGTTGAAACCAGCTCCGCCTCACCGCATGTCACCCATATTACTATTCGCCGGTCACGCATGTTAGAG GATGGATATGACCAGCTCCGCCGCTTACCTGTGAATTCAATAAAAGGCGTCATTCGAGTGAAGTTTGTGAATGACTTGGGAGTGGACGAAGCCGGTATTGACCAGGACGGTGTCTTTAAAGAATTTCTAGAAGAAATCATTAAGAAAGTTTTCAACCCCGCTCTCAACCTCTTCAAG ACCACCAGTGGAAATGAGAGGCTGTATCCTTCGCCTACTTCCTACATCCATGAGAATCATTTGCAGCTCTTTGAATTTGTGGGGAAGATGTTAGGGAAAGCCATATACGAG GGTATTGTGGTGGACGTCCCTTTTGCCTCCTTTTTCCTCAGTCAAGTATTGGGTCACCACCACAGCACTTTCTATAGCTCCATTGATGAGCTGCCCTCACTGGACTCTGAGTTTTACAAGAATCTCACCTCCATCAAG CGCTATGATGGAGATGTAGGGGATCTGGGACTCACATTATCATATGATGAAGATGTTATGGGGCAG CTAGTTTGTCATGAATTGATACCTGGAGGAAAGACCATCCCAGTCACCAATGAAAACAA GATCAGCTACATCCACCTCATGGCTCACTTCCGGATGCACACGCAGATTAAGGAGCAAACTGCGGCTTTCATCCGGGGCTTTCGTAGCATCATCAACCCGGAATGGCTGCACATGTTTTCTACACCCGAGGTTCAACGTCTTGTCTCAGGAGACAATGCTGAGATTGACTTGGATGACCTCAA AAAGCACACAGTCTACTATGGAGGTTTCCATAGCAGCCATCGTGTCATCATCTGGCTGTGGGACATCCTGTCCAGTGACTTCACCGCTGAGGAGAGGGCGATGTTCCTGAAA TTTGTTACCAGCTGTTCAAGACCTCCTCTCCTTGGGTTTGCCTACCTCAAGCCACCTTTTTCAATTCGTTGTGTGGAAGTGTCAGACGATCAG GACACCGGGGACACCCTTGGTAGCGTCCTCAGAGGCTTCTTCACAATCCGCAAGAAGGAGCCTGGTGGTCGACTGCCCACTTCTTCCACATGCTTCAACCTGCTCAAGCTGCCCAACTACAGCAAGAAGAGCATCTTGCGTGACAAGCTGCGCTATGCTATCAGTATGAACACCGGCTTTGAACTCTCATAA
- the aldh3b2 gene encoding aldehyde dehydrogenase family 3 member B1 codes for MSRPPSPSPSRWFKSLRRTRLGEPCLKTYPLQCEELLKRARGSFQAGRSITESFRLAQLEAVVRMLEEHECDFVDALGRDLHKPRFETVVSELVLAKNEAVHAINNLRKWMQPQHVERNLSTTLDECVVVNEPLGVVFIIGAWCSPVQMCLVPLVGAIAAGNCAIISPSEHTTNTAKLLHRLIPSYLDNECFHVILAGTNDLADIVELKFDHVFFSGTREEGIRIAQAAAQSLTPVTLVLGGKNPCYVDQHCDVAIAAQRIAWARFHNAGQSLVAPDYILCHSDVKTRLVQALKCCLMKFYGSDPRQSRSFGRMVNLDIFNRTRDLLWRSGKVAVGGQVTEAEKYIAPTVLTEVVESDPIMQQDVLGPVLPVLTVNNVDEAISFINKQEKPLCVYVYSNNSKVISTIMSETSSGSFCSNDCSLQSVMVALPFGGVGASGMGSYHGRYTFDTLSHKKSCLLRSTRFECVTYLRYPPYEDRNLSLMTWASTLSQRSQGWCQIL; via the exons ATGAGTAGGCCCCCAAGTCCTTCTCCGTCCAGATGGTTCAAATCTCTTAGAAG GACCAGACTAGGAGAACCATGCTTGAAGACGTACCCTCTGCAATGCGAGGAACTTCTTAAGAGAGCCCGAGGGTCCTTCCAAGCAGGGCGCAGCATCACAGAGAGCTTCAGGCTTGCTCAGCTGGAGGCTGTGGTTCGGATGCTGGAAGAACATGAGTGTGACTTTGTGGATGCTCTCGGAAGGGATCTTCATAAG CCACGTTTTGAGACTGTTGTGTCAGAGTTAGTTTTGGCTAAAAATGAAGCTGTCCATGCCATCAACAACCTCAGGAAGTGGATGCAGCCACAGCACGTTGAGAGAAACTTG TCCACTACACTGGATGAGTGTGTGGTGGTAAACGAGCCCCTGGGGGTTGTGTTCATCATAGGGGCCTGGTGTAGTCCGGTCCAAATGTGTCTGGTTCCACTGGTGGGGGCCATTGCTGCAG GTAACTGTGCTATCATCAGTCCATCTGAGCACACAACTAACACAGCAAAACTTCTCCATCGTCTCATCCCCTCCTACTTGGACAAT GAATGCTTCCATGTGATTCTTGCAGGCACCAATGACTTGGCTGACATTGTGGAACTTAAATTTGATCATGTCTTCTTTTCTG GAACCCGAGAAGAAGGAATTCGAATTGCTCAGGCTGCAGCTCAATCTCTGACGCCTGTCACCCTTGTTCTGGGTGGGAAGAACCCATGTTATGTGGATCAGCACTGTGACGTGGCCATCGCAGCCCAGCGCATTGCCTGGGCCCGCTTCCACAATGCCGGGCAGAGCCTAGTGGCTCCCGACTACATCCTGTGCCATTCGGATGTCAAAACCCGGCTGGTCCAGGCCTTGAAGTGCTGCTTGATGAAGTTTTATGGGTCTGATCCCAGACAGTCCCGTAGCTTTGGCCGCATGGTTAATCTGGACATTTTTAACCGGACTAGAGACTTGCTATGGAGATCTGGCAAGGTGGCTGTCGGCGGACAGGTGACGGAGGCAGAGAAATATATTG ccCCAACAGTTTTGACAGAGGTGGTTGAGTCAGACCCCATCATGCAACAAGACGTTTTGGGGCCAGTTCTTCCTGTTCTTACAGTGAACAATGTGGATGAAGCGATTTCCTTCATCAACAAGCAAGAGAAAcccctctgtgtgtatgtgtattccAACAACAGCAAG GTGATATCCACGATCATGAGTGAAACTTCAAGTGGAAGCTTTTGTTCCAACGACTGCTCCCTGCAGAGTGTGATGGTGGCTCTGCCGTTTGGAGGAGTTG GTGCCAGTGGAATGGGTTCCTACCATGGACGCTACACCTTCGATACCTTGTCACACAAGAAATCATGCCTACTAAGAAGCACACGCTTTGAGTGTGTGACGTATTTGCGTTACCCACCCTATGAGGACCGCAATCTGTCCCTCATGACATGGGCAAGCACTCTGTCCCAGAGGAGCCAAGGCTGGTGCCAGATCCTGTGA